The genomic interval CGTTGTTGCCCCTCCCGGCCTTCAAGGTTTACCCTTCCGACGAACCGCTGGTGAGGGTGATTGAAGTGCCGCAAACGCTCAAGGATGCTGGGGCGATCGTCTGGCTCCCCCAGATTCAAAAGCGGTCCACCCGGCGCAATCTGGCGGGAACGACTTCAGAACCGCCCTGGGGCATCAACTTGCAGGAGTGGCGCACAGCGGCCAACCCGCTCCCAAACCTTCCCCCTATCCCTATTTGAGCCATGGCTATTCTGCCCAACCCAACTCCGTTCCTGCTGCGCTTGGTGGGTGGGTGGCCCTCAATCGCCGCCCAGGTGGACACTATCGCCCGCGATCGCGCCTGGCCCACCTACAGCGAGGCCCCCACCCGCTACCGCTTTTCTGGCTGGGGTACCGTGGGCTTTCCCCCGGCGCTGGCCTGCAATGTCTACTACTTCCCGGTTGATGGCCCCATGGTGGACATGGGGCGGGTGGTGGGGTAACTATGGACCTCCAGCAACTGACGGCGATCGCTGCGGCATCCCTGGCTACCCTACTGGTCATTGGGGGCCTGGCCCTGGCGGGCGATCGCGACAAGTTTCCGAAGCGTCGCCAGGGCGGGGGCAGCCATGGCGAAACTATCGATCAGGTTGAACCGTACCGTCGGGGCAACTGCAGTCCCCTGGGGGTCGCGAAGCAGAGAATTGACAACGTAGATCGGCAGCAGATGGCCGTCTTTGCGGTAGACCTCAAACTCCCCTTCCCAGTAGCCCCTCTCCTCCACCGTCTGGAGGATGGCCTGCGCCTGAGTTTGGTCCTCCCCAGGAACCAGCACCTCCACGATATTTTTGCCGATGGTTTCCGCCGCAGTCCATTGGTACATGACCTCGGCGTACCGGTTCCAGTGGACAATGTTGCCGTCTAGATCGGTGGCAACAACGCCATTTTTGACCTGGTGCAGCAGCGAGGCCTGAAAGGATACCTGCTTGGCGATTGGGTGGGTTGTGGGCTGGGTCAAGCCGCAGTCCTCCGGCCTGGGCTGACTCAAACCCGAGCAGGGCACCGAATCGAGGGCAGTTTTAAGCCACTGGTTTTCCCATTCCAGGGCCTGAAGCCGCTTTTCCCGCTGGGCGGCGTTTAAGATACGTTGTAAAACCAGGGTCAGCTGAGGCGGCGAAAGATGGTCTGAGCTGAAGTAGTCCCAGGGGCTTTGGGGCATCCAGGGGCCGGGCCCGTCGGGCACCTGGCCATTGGTTAAAACGACCCAGTAGGGAATGGGGCGATCGCGCGGGCGCCAGGCCGTGACCCCCAGGGTTTCTCCGGCCTGGAGGGGAAGAAAAACAATGTCGTAGGCAGCGAGGGCGGCGGCGGGCAGGGGAGCACCAGGAACCGGACGACTCTCAAAGTGATCGAGAGCGGTCAGGGCGGCGATCGCGTGCTTAAATTCAGAGCCCTCCCAGCCGTCAGCCTCTAAAAACAGAATTTTCATCGCCAAAACTGACCTTTGGGTTTCCCGTTCGCTAACAAATAAACGCTTTGCATTCCTGAGGCTCTGGTTCCCCTCCCTGTGCGATCCAGATTTTTCTTTACTCCCTGATAATGTTGTTTTTCACATCACCAAATCCGGGAATTTGCCGAACTTTTTGACTTGCAATATCACTCAGTATTCCTACAGGGGGAATTGCCCGAACATCTCCTTCACCGTTCTTCACCACAGCGAGGGGATAGTTAACAGTGCCCAAAAAGCCTTTAAAGCGAACCAGAACGCAAACACGTTCTCCCTAGGGTGGGCTTAACCCGTTACCAAGAGACTGCTATGGCTTCATTCCCCAGGCCGAAGGCTGCTGCCCAGGCCAACCCTCCCCGGCGAGTTGTCCCACCCGCAGCCGATACGGCCCCCCCCTCCCCCCCCGCTGAGGCTATGGCACAACCCATGGCCATAGGCTACCTATTTCGGCTGGCCAGGGTGGTGGGCTACGGTCTGCTGCTGATCTCGTTCATTGATTTTCTCTATATTCTGATCCCTGCTAAGTTCATGGACCCGGTGTGGGAATACCAGTTTGTCGGCAACCTGATTCGGCTGGTGCCGGTGCCGCTGCTGGCCCTTGTGCTGGTGTTTGGCGGCGACGGAACGGAGCGCCAACCGATTGAATGGCCGCTACTCAAGTTTTTTTCCTGGCTGACGCTGGTATTGAGCGTGATTCTGTTTTTGTTAATTCCGCTAACGGTGGCAAACACCCTGCGAATTCATCAGTTCAACAACGAGCAGATAGCCACTCAGACAAATCAGCAGCGTCAGCAGCTTGAGGCCAATTGGGCTGAACTGGAGCAGGCCACCCCCCAGCAATTGCAAAGCCTGCTCTCGTCTCCCAATTCCGCGCTCAGCCCCGAAGATGCCCGCGCCCAAATTTTAGAGAACGTCACCAAAGCGAAGGAGCAGGCTGACACCAGGGCCAATCAAGCCCGCGCCAATGTGAAGCAAAATCTGATTAAAAACAGCTTGAAGCTGGTTTCGGAAAGCTTTTTGGGCAGCTTTTTGTTCCTCTATGCCTGGTTGATCAGCGGCTGGGCGCGCCGGGGGCAGGGGGCCCTGACCACCGACAACAGGCCCCAGGTCAACCCGGCTACGGTTTTTGGTCGTCGCATCAGCCGCCTGCTGGGCCGCCGTCCCAAGCGAATGCAGCACCGGATTCGCTAGTGCTCTGCTGAACAGTGCCGCCATGGTGCTGGCGGCCTGACTATTTTCTGTTGTTGCCTATCTGGCGTGCTGGCATGCTCAAGTCCCTCCTGCCCTGGTTTTCGGTTTCGAGTTCGTTGGCAGGCTCTCGCCCCCTCTGGCCGATGGGCCTGGGGCTGATGGGTCTGCATTTGGCTTTGATTGTGGCGGTGACAGGGAACCTGGATCAGGCGGTGCTGAGCCTGCTGTTCTGGGCGGCGATCGCGGCCCAGGTGCGCCAGCAGGGGGTTGACCGGCTGGGGCGATCGCCTCAGTGGCTGGGGGTCGTCGCGATCGGGCTGGTTGGCCTGGTGGCCTGGCCCCTGCTGGGTTCAGACCCGGCGATCGCGAGGGCGGTGGTGCGGCTGTTTCCCATCCTGACCTGGGCCAGTTGGTGCCTGCTGGGGCGGCGGTGGCAGGGCCAAGGGCCAGTCTGGGCGCTGGTGCTGGCGATGTCGGTGCCGCCCCGGGCTCTGCCGCTGCTGCTGGAGACGGTTGTGGACTTGCCCCTGCGGGTGACGACGGCGGCGATCGCGGCCTTTGGCCTCCACTACCTGGGGTTTGAGGTGGTGCAGACAGACAGCCTCATTCAACTGCCCACCGGCACGGTCAACGTGGAGTTTGCCTGTACGGACCAGATTGGTGCTGATGGTCAGGTCGCTGTGGTCGGGAAACTGCCGTTGCCAGGCCACCAGCTGACGGCAGGCCGTCTGCAGCACCCAGCGATCGAGGGGGGCAATCAACCCCGTTTCTTCCGCCAGGGGAATAAATTTGTCGGGGGAGATAAAGCCCCGAGTCGGGTGTTGCCAGCGCACCAGGGCTTCGAACCCACTGACGCGGTGGCGCTGGATGTCGATAATCGGCTGGTAGTAGACCACCAGTTCTTCGTTGACCAGGGCGTTGCGCAGGTCCTGCTCCAGCTGCAGGCGCTCCAGGGCATAGACATGCATGGCTTCGTTGAACAGGGCGTACTGGTTTCTGCCTTGACCTTTGGCCCGGTACAGGGCGATATCGGCATCGCGGAGAATCTCGGCGGCGGTCTGGTAGGCGGCAGGCCCCACTACCAGGCCGATGCTGGTTTTGACAAAGATTTCCCGCTCACCAATCGTCAACGGCTGCTGAAACGCCTGCAAAACCCGCTGGGCAAAGTCCGTCGGTGACTGGGCCTCGGTTACGGGGGGCAGCACCACGACAAATTCATCCCCGCCCAGGCGAGCCGCCAGTCCTGCCGGGGGGAGCAGGGCTTTGAGCTGGCGAGCTATTTGCACCAGCACCTGATCGCCGGCGGCGTGGCCGAGGCCCGGTCACCACATCGGGGTACAGGTCGTAGACCAGGGAGATGTAGGCGCTACCCCACAGCAGGCTGAGCAAAAAGCCGACCACCTGGACGTAGGGCGGTTCGCTGACGAATAGGGTAATATCGCCCCGATGGCGCGGCTGCCGCAGGTGCCAGGCGGTGTGCAGACAAAAGGCCAGGCTGCTGAGGGTGCGCCCCGCCATGCGGCGGGAGCGGTTGCGCAGAAAGTTGGAGCGGGTGATGTGAACCGGGCCTTTTGCTTCGGTGGCGGGGGCTTCGGCCACCTCAAAGGCGTAGCTGGGTTGCCCGGTGAACACCTGGACCTCAAACCCCTGCTGCCCCAGGTGGGTGGCCAGTTCGTCCATATACTGCCCGGTGGCGGCGAAGTCGGGGGGAAAGAACTGGGTCACAATCGACAGCCGAATGGGGCGATGGTCGGCATTGGCGTCTGGAGCAACTCCAGGATTACGGCGCAAGAGCTTGAGGGAGTACCGAGGGGCTATCTACACCCTCAATGAGGTTCACCTCTACTGAGCAACCCTGCATACATGAATACAACGAAGCCCCAGGGGTGCGATCGCACCCCTGGGGCTTCTGTTTGCCTATTCCTCGGGCAGGTTTTCACCTGATAACTGTTTAGCTAGGTCTTCGAGTTCGTCAAGGCGCTTCTGGGCTTTGGCGACCTCTCGCCTATACCAAATAACGCATTCCTCCATTTCGCCCAGCCGCTCCCTAGCGTCTTGAATCAGCCGGGCGATGATTCCCCCGACAACTGATGATTCGAGCGGGCTATCACTTCCAGGTAATCCGCCACAGATAGCCCCTGCTGAGCTGCATTCGCCTTCAACTTCTCCAATCCCGTAGGGGTCATGCGTTGTGGAGGTAGGCGATCGGTTTTCATCTCCCCCCACTTGGAGTGCTTCGCTTTGGGCATTGTCGTAGGCCATGACTTAACTAAGCTCCATTGTATAGCCAATAAAAGGCAAATCAAGATGCTGATTCTCCTCACATATTGACTATACATCTTGAATTATTGGATATACAATAGCCCGTGTGAAGCATCAAACGTCGGATCTCACGCCGGGGCTAACTCACCCCCGGCTTACCTGGCCAGTCTCGGCAGCCCGCCGCATGGCGGTGGCGGGTTCGACTCCCGCCCTGGCCACCCCTGACAATCAGAGTTTCGCCGGGGGCGATCGCCCCCGTTCCCTCTATGGAAATGGAAAAAGAGGAATACCCCATCCCGCTGTACTCGCTCGATTTAACTCTTAGGGAAGTGCATGCCCTAAAGGCTCTGCTTCTTGGTGGCATGTCACCAGCGCCTCTAGATGACGCTCCCTGCGTAGAAGAGTTTGATTTTGTAGAACGACTTGACGAGTTAATCGCCCTGGCCACTGGCGATGTCCAAACACGTCGAACAAAACCCGAGGAATAGCCCATGCCCACCCAACAAAAAAGCCCCGCCGTAGCGGAGCCATCCACGAGAGTGCAAGACACCCTGAGGGTACCCCGATTCCCCTGGCTAGTGGTCCACCGCGACCCGCGCACCCGCGTGCTCTCCCCGGTGGCCACCTTTGCCTACAAGTCTCACGCCGCGGCCCTAATCCGCCAGCTGGCCACCACCAACCCCGACGCCGGCGACCAATTCGAGGTGAGAGAAAACGACTACTGACTCCCACCGGCAAGGGCCACGGACCCGGGGCCAGGGCAACCACCCCACCGGATAGGTAAAAGTTTGGTGAGATGCGCTTGGCGAAATGCCGCCGACGTACAGCCCGCCTATAGGCCGAGCCAGGGGAGCATGGGATACCAGCCTACACAACTCCCCCCGCCCTGCTAACAGAGAACACAGAACCACAGAACCCGTGCTCACGGCCCCCCTCGGGGGGCCACCCCCAACCTAACCCAAAAGGAAACCCTCTATGACCGCAGGACGACCCTACATCCTCCCCCCCTGGAGCGCTGACGCTATCCGCGAACTGCTCGACACCCTCAACTGCCTCAACAACGGCCTGTATGAGAGCCCCAAAGACCTCTCCGACTGCCTCCACGCCACCGCCGAGTCTATTCGCCTGGTGCTCGACCCGGCGGAATTTGAGAACGACACGCCCCGGCTGCTGGACGCGATCGCCGTTCTCTACATCGCCCTGCAGCTGGCCGCCAATGAAGCCGCCCTGTTCCATCCCTACCCCCAGGACCACGCCGATACCTTCGAGCGCTGGGCCAAAAGCGCGATCGACACCGTGATCAATACCCCCGGTGACCAGCTGCGCGACCTCATCACCGGCACGCTGGCCCGGGTGGCGCAGCTGCGGGCCGAGCTGCACCACCCGGCGCCCCCGGTCGTTACCTATGTCGAGTTCCCAGAACGTGGGACTGGCCGCGTGACTGGTGCTTCACCGTCTACCACCGTGCTGCCCCCATGGCCCGCCTGGCTTCCCCCTTCCCCCGACGACATCCCCACCGCTGCTGACCCCGACTATGAGGAGCTTCATGAGCACTATTAACGGCATCCCCACCGAAGTTCTCGACTGTATCGCCGCCCACCTGCTGGCGGTTGAGTGGCTGGCCGATGAAGTTCAGGACCTGGGCCCCTGGGCTGAGTTGAGCCGAGACGAGCTGATTGCCGAAGCTCGTCGCCAGGGTTTCAACCGCTACCGCGATACTCCACCGGAGGGAATCGCCGCGATCGCTGCCCAGGCCCTGGCCGACTACCAGGCGATCGCCGCCCAGGTCGACTCCCACACTACTGAGGACGTAAACCTATGACACCCAAAGAAATCATCGATCGCCTTGTTCACTCTGAGCAGCCGATTGAGTTCTACACCACCCCAGCCCGCGCCTTCATGCTCATTGCCAATCTACAGCTCGCCCTTCGCCACCCTGAGAACAAAGGCCTCAGCACTGAGCTCGTCAGGGACATGATCGCCAACCTCTCCACCGCGATCGCCACCGTCACTGAAATGCCTGAAGTGATTGTCCTGGTAGCCCAGGGCTATCAACCCGAGTTTGACCTCACCAACGAGCAAGCCGATGAGTATTTTGGTCAGCGCTCCCGACCGGAGCGATCGCTAAATATCTCCCTCGACCTGGCGGAGAACTGCGACCTCGAAGCGATCGGCCAGGCCCTGGCCATGCTCATGCAGCAGACCCCTGACCCCCAGGCCGCCTTCCAGCAGTGGCAAGACGCCCTGGCCAAGGCCAAGATTGAGCCCATTTTTCCCGCCTGATGAGTCCTGAAGGACGAAACGGCCCGCCGTGGCCGTCGCGGGATAGCTTGCATGGGTAGGGGGGCCGCAATCCCTCTATTCTCTAGACCGCCTCTGGGCCGGAGTTTTATAAATGTTGCTGTTTTTCGGCTACGGAACGTTGCTAAACGGCCCTTAGCCCCACGCTCATTTAACGTTGCTAAACGGCCCTCTGTACGGGACAGCGAATCTAAGAATGACGTGCTAAACAGCGCCGATTCTTCGGCCTGGAGCTTTTGGAACAACGATTGAGCTGATTTCCCATGTCTACCAAAATAGTCGGAGTGGAGGTAGCTAAAACCTCCATCGTTTGCTGTTGTCTAGAGGTCGAAAACCTCCCCCGAGACTACGGCCAATTTGCCCGTAGCTACACCCCACAAACCCTGCTCCCTAACATCAGTGGTGTTCAAACCCTATTGGAGCTGGGCGACGTGTTTGTCATCGAGCCCACCGGCGACTACTCAAAAATCTGGATTGACCTGCTCAAGGCCAATGAACGGCGGGTACTCAGGGTCAACCCCAAGCGGGTTAAAGCCTTGAAGGAATACCACGGACTGATGTCGAAGACAGACCGCTACGACGGCGCTTTTCTAGCCCTCTATGGCGCTGAAAATCTCGACAACCCCGCCGCCTTTCTTAGCGACTACGCCGAAGACTTGAGAGAGGCCCTGCTGCAGCACACCTTTCTGTCTCGAATGGCGGGGAACCACCAGCGCCGCCTGTGGCAGCTGCTGGCCCGCGAATGGCCGGAGGTGTGCCGGAGTCGCGGCGGTGGCAAGCCCCGCCAGGTCAGAGAGTTTATGGAGCCATCCCCCCCGGGCCTATGGCGCTTCATTGCCGGAGAACAGTACACCCAGGCCGCCAGCCGCCAGCGGTCGCTAGATGAGACGATCGGGTGTGGGCTGTCGGAGTTGGCTCGAACCCTGGCCGCCCAAATCTGCGAATTGGAGCGCAAGCAGTTTGCCATGGAGGAGCGGGTGCAGGCCCTGGCGGCCGCCCCGGAGTTTGCCCCCTATCATTCTGTCTTCGACAGTTTTGGGTTTGGCCCTCTGACCCGCGCAGCGGTCCTGAGCCGGGTCTACCCCTTCCAGCAGTTTATGGGGCCTGACGGCCGCCCTATCAAGCTCCGGGTGCCCTCCACCAGGGGCGATCATCTCCACCGGCGAAACAAATCGCTAGGGGCCTTCCGCCTCAGTCTGGGCAATGGCACCAAAACCTACCAATCTGGCCAGCTTCAGACCGAAAAGGCCGCGGGTCCAAAGTACGCCCGCGTCTCACTATTCCTGCACGTCCGCTCTCAGGTGGTTCTGAGGGGCAATGCCCCAGGCCAGGCCCCCAAGTACCTCAAAAAGCACCGAGATATGTACCAGGCCCTGCCCCCAATGCCCCATAACAAAGCGGTGTCTAAGGTAATCTCTCGGGTCGTGAAGGACCTCTACAGAGAGCTGCTGGCCAACCTGTAGGCCGTTCCATAGCCGATGGACCACAGCCCCCTGGGATTCCCAGGGGGGCTTTTTTGGCGCGCCGGTTATAAATGCTCCTTCACTCGCTCGCCCCATTGCGATCGCTGGTGGGTTACGCGATCTGCCTGTGGGGCTCTCTCGTTACGGAACATTTATAAACACTTGTCAAGGTCACCGGCCGCCAGGGTCGCCTCCTCAGGCGTCGGATCCGAGACTCCCGCAGCAGGGTTGAGCAGGCGCTTGAGGCGCTGTTTCAGAATCGACCAGTTGATGGGTTTGGTAATGTAGTCCGTAGCTCCGGCATCAAAGGCGCGCTCAACCGAACTGTCGTCATCAAGGGCGGTAATCATCAGGATCGGAAAGTCCCCGGCGGGGGCTGACAGGGCGGGGGGAACCGGGCCCTCAGCGGATACAACCTGGGCCACCTGCAACAGCCGAATTTGGCGACAGCAGGCAAAGCCATTCATCTCCGGCATCATGGCATCGAGCAACACCAGATCGGGGGACTCCCGTTGGTAAAGCTCCAGCGCTTCTCGGCCGTTGGCCGCTTCGATGGTGCGATAGCCCGACTGTTTGATGGCCATGGTCAGCAATTTGCGGAGCGATCGATCGTCATCGACCACCAGCACCAGGGGAGAATCGACCGCGTGGGGCAGGGCAGGGGTGGTTGGCACAGGCTCGAGCAAAAAGGAAAAGGGGTTGTGGTGCGCTAGAAACCGGGTGATGCTCGCAGCCGGCTCGGGCCTTGAAAAGCCATAGCCCTGCCCGTAGGCAATGCCCATTTCACGGGTGCGGCGGTGCTGAAAGGCGGTTTCTATGCCCATGGCAACCAGGGTGATCTGGAGGTCGGAGGCTATGACAATCAAGCTCTTGAGCCACTCCGCCAGCTTGGTGTCAATATCTAAGCGATTGATGGTTTTAGCCTCAATTTTGAGGCTGCTGACCGGAAACCGATGCAGAAAACTGAGGGACGTGTAGTTGCTGCCGATATCGTCGATACAGACCCGAACCCCCCGCGCCTGGAGCTGCATCCACAGCCCGGTGGTGGCGGCGGTATCAACCATGATGGTGTGGTCTTTGATTTCCAGCACCAGGTCGTCTCCCCGCAGGTTGTGGGCCATCAGCGCCTGGTCCAGGCGGGAGATCAGTTCGGGATGGAGAAATTGCTGGGTGCCCAGGTTAACACTGACGCGGCAGCGCTTTTCGGGAAATTGTGAACGCCATTCCGAAAGCTGGCGGCAGGCCTGATCCAGCACCCACCAGCCCAAGGGGATGATCAAGTCGGTGTCCTTCGCCGCATGGATAAACTCGCTCGGTTCCAGCAGGCCCCGCTGGGGATGGTGCCACCGCACCAGG from Leptolyngbya sp. KIOST-1 carries:
- a CDS encoding HpsJ family protein; its protein translation is MAQPMAIGYLFRLARVVGYGLLLISFIDFLYILIPAKFMDPVWEYQFVGNLIRLVPVPLLALVLVFGGDGTERQPIEWPLLKFFSWLTLVLSVILFLLIPLTVANTLRIHQFNNEQIATQTNQQRQQLEANWAELEQATPQQLQSLLSSPNSALSPEDARAQILENVTKAKEQADTRANQARANVKQNLIKNSLKLVSESFLGSFLFLYAWLISGWARRGQGALTTDNRPQVNPATVFGRRISRLLGRRPKRMQHRIR
- a CDS encoding PAS domain-containing protein, whose translation is MKILFLEADGWEGSEFKHAIAALTALDHFESRPVPGAPLPAAALAAYDIVFLPLQAGETLGVTAWRPRDRPIPYWVVLTNGQVPDGPGPWMPQSPWDYFSSDHLSPPQLTLVLQRILNAAQREKRLQALEWENQWLKTALDSVPCSGLSQPRPEDCGLTQPTTHPIAKQVSFQASLLHQVKNGVVATDLDGNIVHWNRYAEVMYQWTAAETIGKNIVEVLVPGEDQTQAQAILQTVEERGYWEGEFEVYRKDGHLLPIYVVNSLLRDPQGTAVAPTVRFNLIDSFAMAAPALATLRKLVAIARQGQAPNDQ
- a CDS encoding IS110 family transposase — protein: MSTKIVGVEVAKTSIVCCCLEVENLPRDYGQFARSYTPQTLLPNISGVQTLLELGDVFVIEPTGDYSKIWIDLLKANERRVLRVNPKRVKALKEYHGLMSKTDRYDGAFLALYGAENLDNPAAFLSDYAEDLREALLQHTFLSRMAGNHQRRLWQLLAREWPEVCRSRGGGKPRQVREFMEPSPPGLWRFIAGEQYTQAASRQRSLDETIGCGLSELARTLAAQICELERKQFAMEERVQALAAAPEFAPYHSVFDSFGFGPLTRAAVLSRVYPFQQFMGPDGRPIKLRVPSTRGDHLHRRNKSLGAFRLSLGNGTKTYQSGQLQTEKAAGPKYARVSLFLHVRSQVVLRGNAPGQAPKYLKKHRDMYQALPPMPHNKAVSKVISRVVKDLYRELLANL